A window of Daucus carota subsp. sativus chromosome 2, DH1 v3.0, whole genome shotgun sequence genomic DNA:
AGAGTCCTGATTACAAGGCACCGATGCAATACAAGAGCAGTAGTATTGATTACAAGCCATCTCCGATCGTTGCCCTAGCTACAAGTCCTGATGATTCTAGAGTGGCCGCCGGTCATGAAGACGGCTCGCTTGAGATTTGGCTCGTCTCTCCTGGAGCCGTAGGCTGGCACTGTCAGCTGGTACCGCATTCTCTTACTACACTCTTTTTTAGCTCAATTTTATGTGCTTTTGAGCTTAATTTGTGTTTTTGTAGACGATTTACGGAAGTCCTAATTCGAGAGTTTCATCGCTTGTTTGGTGTCACTCGAATGGATACTCTCTTGGACGCTTGTTTTCTTCTAGTATTGACGGTTCAGTTTCCGAGTGGGACCTTTTCGAGTTGAGGCAGAGAAGGTATTATATTTGCCTGGTGTATATGCTGGATGGATgcacatatttatttatgtatttatgttTTTGGAGAACAACTCTAGCTACTTGACATGTGTTTTATTAAGTGTTCGGAAAATGGGGACTCAAATTAGTAACTAGAGTTACTTTTCAGTGATTAATCCGGAGcactttaatttaaatttatagtaATATAAAGAGAAATGAACAAAAGTACtactttttccaattttttttttgcaattttacgatctttttataaaaatcgcAAAATTACGGTTTGCAACCAAATATGCAACTTAACTGAAAGAGtactggattttttttttggttgcaATTGATGTTGCATCTTGTTCCTGCAGGTTGCAGTGTGAATTTTAATCaattagttttgattttttttcaatgcGTAGAATGTGCTATCTATTGGTGTGTCAATCTGGCAAATGGCGTCTGCCCCATACAAAAACCCGCATAGTAATGAGAAGAAGCATCCTCAGTATATTAAAATGATTTCTGATtctagtgatgatgatgattgtaGTGAGAGTGACAATGACATTGATTCGGTTGTGACAACGGATGGATCTATTGTTGAAGATGCAAATGTAGCAATGGCGTGTGATGATGGCTGTGTGCGAATTTGCACTGTTTCTGATGAGTTAATTTACCACAAGTCATTGCCAAGAGTCAGTGGTAAGATAACTTGTCACTACTACTGTAATGCCCTTCATTCCAAA
This region includes:
- the LOC108192532 gene encoding WD repeat-containing protein PCN-like isoform X2, whose translation is MKSKARVQYKSPDYKAPMQYKSSSIDYKPSPIVALATSPDDSRVAAGHEDGSLEIWLVSPGAVGWHCQLTIYGSPNSRVSSLVWCHSNGYSLGRLFSSSIDGSVSEWDLFELRQRSESDNDIDSVVTTDGSIVEDANVAMACDDGCVRICTVSDELIYHKSLPRVSGRTLSVTWSQDADKIFSGSSDGLIRCWDFKTVREVFRITVGLGELGSGPELCIWSGTLVSADSNGRVQFWDSQMGTLLQAHSRHKGDVNALSAGPSHNMVFSCWLGWSGDTL
- the LOC108192532 gene encoding WD repeat-containing protein PCN-like isoform X1 — protein: MKSKARVQYKSPDYKAPMQYKSSSIDYKPSPIVALATSPDDSRVAAGHEDGSLEIWLVSPGAVGWHCQLTIYGSPNSRVSSLVWCHSNGYSLGRLFSSSIDGSVSEWDLFELRQRSESDNDIDSVVTTDGSIVEDANVAMACDDGCVRICTVSDELIYHKSLPRVSGRTLSVTWSQDADKIFSGSSDGLIRCWDFKTVREVFRITVGLGELGSGPELCIWSLLSLRSGTLVSADSNGRVQFWDSQMGTLLQAHSRHKGDVNALSAGPSHNMVFSCWLGWSGDTL